In the Streptomyces sp. 840.1 genome, one interval contains:
- a CDS encoding cytochrome c oxidase assembly protein: MDHSGHGMNMDLPPFTLGRGLQFSADPIFLIGCVLAVLLYGCAVARLRRRGDGWPVNRIVFFVIGVLSIALVMCTKLNDYGMVMFSVHMVQHMVISMLSPILLLLGAPVTLALRALPVAARGRKGPRELLLMLLHSRYMKVITHPVFTIPLFIASLYGLYFTPLFDFLMGSTAGHLAMMVHFLGVGLVFFWPIMGIDPGPHRPGYLLRMLELFAGMPFHAFFGIALMMASQPMVEVYKNPSASLGIDALSDQNAAGGIAWAFSEIPSVLVLLALVFQWYRSDQRTAKRSDRAADRDGDQELHAYNAYLASLQARGQ, from the coding sequence ATGGATCACAGCGGGCACGGCATGAACATGGATCTGCCGCCGTTCACGCTGGGACGCGGGCTCCAGTTCTCCGCGGACCCGATCTTCCTGATCGGCTGCGTGCTCGCCGTGCTCCTGTACGGATGCGCGGTGGCGCGGCTGCGCAGGCGCGGGGACGGGTGGCCGGTCAACCGGATCGTCTTCTTCGTCATCGGGGTGCTGAGCATCGCCCTGGTGATGTGCACCAAGCTCAACGACTACGGCATGGTCATGTTCAGCGTGCACATGGTGCAGCACATGGTGATCAGCATGCTGTCGCCGATCCTGCTGCTGCTGGGCGCGCCCGTGACGCTCGCGCTGCGTGCACTGCCGGTCGCGGCGCGTGGCAGGAAGGGGCCGCGCGAGCTGCTCCTGATGCTGCTGCACAGCCGGTACATGAAGGTCATCACGCATCCGGTGTTCACCATCCCGCTCTTCATCGCCAGCCTGTACGGCCTGTACTTCACGCCGCTGTTCGACTTCCTGATGGGTTCGACGGCCGGGCACCTCGCGATGATGGTCCACTTCCTCGGTGTCGGCCTGGTCTTCTTCTGGCCGATCATGGGCATCGACCCGGGCCCGCACCGCCCCGGTTATCTGCTGCGGATGCTGGAGCTGTTCGCCGGGATGCCGTTCCACGCGTTCTTCGGCATCGCGCTGATGATGGCCTCCCAGCCCATGGTCGAGGTGTACAAGAACCCGTCGGCCTCCCTGGGCATCGACGCCCTGTCCGACCAGAACGCGGCGGGCGGCATCGCCTGGGCGTTCAGCGAGATCCCGTCGGTGCTGGTGCTGCTCGCCCTGGTCTTCCAGTGGTACCGCTCCGATCAGCGGACGGCGAAGCGCTCGGACCGGGCGGCGGACCGCGACGGCGACCAGGAGCTCCACGCCTACAACGCGTATCTCGCCTCGTTGCAGGCGCGCGGACAGTAG
- a CDS encoding 6-phosphofructokinase, with protein MRIGVLTSGGDCPGLNAVIRSVVHRAVVDHGDEVIGFHDGWRGLLECDYRKLDLDAVGGILARGGTILGSSRVQPAHLRGGVEQARGHVRDLGLDAIIPIGGEGTLKAANLLSEAGLPIVGVPKTIDNDIASTDVTFGFDTAVGVATEALDRLKTTAESHQRVMIVEVMGRHTGWIALHSGMAAGAHAVVVPERPFDIDELTELVGRRFSAGKKFAIVVVAEGAKPREGSMEFQSGVKDIYGHERFAGVATQLSIELEQRLGKEARPVILGHVQRGGTPTAYDRVLATRFGWHAVEAAHRGEFGMMTALRGTDITMVPLAEAVETLKTVPAERYAEAECVL; from the coding sequence ATGCGAATTGGTGTGCTCACCTCCGGCGGCGACTGCCCCGGCCTCAATGCGGTCATCCGTTCCGTCGTCCACCGCGCGGTGGTCGACCACGGTGACGAGGTCATCGGCTTCCACGACGGGTGGCGGGGCCTCCTGGAGTGCGACTACCGCAAGCTCGACCTCGACGCCGTCGGCGGCATCCTCGCCCGCGGCGGCACGATCCTCGGCTCCTCCCGGGTGCAGCCTGCGCACCTGCGCGGTGGCGTGGAGCAGGCCAGGGGCCACGTCAGGGACCTCGGTCTCGACGCGATCATCCCGATCGGCGGCGAGGGCACCCTCAAGGCGGCGAACCTGCTGTCCGAGGCGGGGCTGCCGATCGTCGGCGTACCGAAGACGATCGACAACGACATCGCCTCCACCGACGTGACCTTCGGTTTCGACACCGCCGTCGGCGTGGCCACCGAGGCCCTCGACCGGCTGAAGACCACCGCCGAGTCCCACCAGCGGGTCATGATCGTCGAGGTCATGGGCCGTCACACCGGCTGGATCGCCCTGCACTCGGGCATGGCCGCCGGTGCGCACGCCGTCGTCGTCCCCGAGCGCCCCTTCGACATCGACGAGCTGACCGAGCTGGTCGGCCGGCGCTTCTCGGCCGGCAAGAAGTTCGCGATCGTCGTGGTCGCCGAGGGCGCGAAGCCGCGCGAGGGCTCCATGGAGTTCCAGTCCGGCGTCAAGGACATCTACGGGCACGAGCGCTTCGCGGGCGTGGCGACCCAGCTCTCCATCGAGCTGGAGCAGCGTCTGGGCAAGGAGGCCCGCCCGGTCATCCTCGGCCACGTCCAGCGCGGCGGGACGCCGACCGCGTACGACCGGGTCCTGGCGACCCGCTTCGGCTGGCACGCGGTGGAGGCGGCGCACCGCGGCGAGTTCGGCATGATGACGGCGCTGCGCGGCACGGACATCACGATGGTCCCGCTCGCTGAGGCCGTGGAGACCCTGAAGACGGTCCCGGCCGAGCGGTACGCCGAGGCCGAGTGCGTGCTCTGA
- a CDS encoding type 1 glutamine amidotransferase codes for MSNNSLRLVWVYPDLLSTYGDQGNALVVERRARQRGLDVSRVDVRSDQPVPTSGDIYLIGGGEDRPQRLAAERLRRDGGLSRAASNGAIIFSVCAGYQILGHEFVNDLGEREQGLGLLDVVSTRGEGDRCVGDVLADIDPHLGLPPLTGFENHQGVTHLGPTARPFARVQFGRGNGTGDGTEGAYNDTVFGTYMHGPVMARNPLIADLLLKLALDVNALPPTDDRWYEALRAERIASATQPV; via the coding sequence ATGAGCAACAACAGCCTGCGGCTGGTGTGGGTCTACCCGGACCTGCTGAGCACCTACGGCGACCAGGGCAACGCCCTGGTGGTGGAGCGCCGGGCCCGCCAGCGCGGCCTGGACGTGTCGCGCGTCGACGTGCGCAGCGACCAGCCCGTTCCCACGTCCGGCGACATCTACCTGATCGGCGGCGGTGAGGACCGGCCGCAGCGGCTCGCCGCGGAGCGGCTGCGCCGTGACGGGGGTCTCAGCCGGGCCGCGTCCAACGGCGCGATCATCTTCTCGGTCTGCGCCGGCTACCAGATCCTCGGCCACGAGTTCGTCAACGACCTCGGTGAGCGCGAGCAGGGCCTCGGGCTCCTCGACGTGGTCTCCACCCGCGGCGAGGGCGACCGGTGCGTGGGCGATGTGCTCGCGGACATCGACCCGCACCTCGGGCTGCCGCCGCTGACCGGCTTCGAGAACCACCAGGGCGTCACCCATCTCGGCCCGACGGCACGCCCGTTCGCCCGGGTGCAGTTCGGCCGGGGCAACGGCACCGGGGACGGCACCGAGGGCGCGTACAACGACACCGTGTTCGGCACGTACATGCACGGGCCCGTGATGGCGCGCAACCCGCTGATCGCGGACCTGCTGCTGAAGCTGGCGCTCGATGTGAACGCGCTGCCGCCGACCGACGACCGCTGGTACGAGGCGCTGCGCGCCGAACGGATCGCGTCCGCGACACAGCCCGTCTGA
- a CDS encoding MurT ligase domain-containing protein: MAGNTEPLSPRAKLAVTAGKAAAAVSRAAGRGSGSVIGGRVALRLDPDLLGRLAQHLDVILVSATNGKTTTTRLIAEALRAAGPVVSNALGANMPAGITSALAGGSDAQYGVIEVDEKYLAGVARDTTPKVIALLNLSRDQLDRAAETRMLAEKWREGLSGSKAVIIANADDPLIVWAASSSPNVVWVAAGQAWKDDAWSCPSCGGVMQRPGDDWFCGECGFRRPPPSWVLHGDYVLDPHGSAWPIHLQLPGRANKANATSSAAVAAVFGVPPQVALERMYHVQAVAGRYDVVTFLNRELRLLLAKNPAGWLETFSLIDPPPTPVILSVNARGADGTDTSWLWDVDYTQLAGHPIFVLGDRKLDLAVRLEVAGLDFRVCENLDEAVQQAPPGRIEVIANYTAFQDLRRRVGN; this comes from the coding sequence ATGGCAGGCAACACGGAGCCGTTGTCGCCGCGGGCCAAGCTGGCCGTGACGGCGGGCAAGGCCGCTGCGGCGGTGTCGCGGGCAGCCGGGCGGGGCAGCGGATCGGTGATCGGCGGCCGGGTGGCGCTCAGGCTCGACCCCGACCTGCTCGGGCGGCTGGCACAGCACCTGGACGTGATCCTGGTGTCGGCGACCAACGGCAAGACGACCACGACCCGGCTGATCGCCGAGGCACTGCGGGCCGCGGGCCCGGTCGTGTCGAACGCGCTCGGCGCCAACATGCCCGCGGGCATCACCTCGGCCCTGGCCGGCGGCTCGGACGCGCAGTACGGCGTGATCGAGGTGGACGAGAAGTACCTCGCAGGCGTCGCACGCGACACCACACCCAAGGTGATCGCGCTGCTGAACCTCTCCCGCGACCAGCTGGACCGGGCCGCGGAGACCCGGATGCTCGCCGAGAAGTGGCGCGAGGGACTGTCCGGCTCGAAGGCCGTGATCATCGCCAACGCCGACGACCCGCTGATCGTCTGGGCGGCCTCCTCCTCCCCCAACGTGGTGTGGGTCGCGGCCGGACAGGCGTGGAAGGACGACGCCTGGTCCTGCCCGTCCTGCGGCGGTGTGATGCAGCGCCCCGGCGACGACTGGTTCTGCGGCGAGTGCGGTTTCCGCCGTCCGCCCCCCAGCTGGGTGCTGCACGGCGACTACGTCCTGGACCCGCACGGTTCGGCCTGGCCGATCCACCTCCAGCTGCCCGGCCGCGCCAACAAGGCCAACGCCACCAGCTCGGCCGCCGTGGCCGCCGTCTTCGGCGTGCCGCCGCAGGTCGCGCTGGAGCGGATGTACCACGTACAGGCCGTCGCGGGCCGCTACGACGTCGTCACCTTCCTCAACCGCGAGCTGCGGCTCCTGCTGGCGAAGAACCCGGCCGGCTGGCTGGAGACGTTCTCGCTGATCGACCCGCCGCCCACCCCCGTGATCCTCTCCGTCAACGCGCGCGGCGCCGACGGCACGGACACCTCCTGGCTGTGGGACGTGGACTACACCCAGCTCGCTGGTCACCCGATCTTCGTGCTCGGCGACCGCAAGCTCGACCTCGCGGTCCGGCTCGAAGTGGCCGGTCTCGACTTCCGGGTCTGCGAGAACCTCGACGAGGCCGTGCAGCAGGCACCGCCCGGCCGCATCGAGGTCATCGCCAACTACACCGCCTTCCAGGATCTGCGCCGTCGTGTCGGCAACTGA
- the sbnA gene encoding 2,3-diaminopropionate biosynthesis protein SbnA, which produces MSVISVPQDFNEEDLYVDVEPVFGHSLLLKCEGFNFAGSIKLKAAAEMVAAAERGGSLKAGSVLVESSSGNLGVALSMIAASKGYRFICVTDSRCNLTTRLLMEALGSEVRSVAGEEANGGFLGARLDYVRSLCAADERCVWLSQYSNPANWRAHYLTTAPEIARSFPDLDVLFVGAGTTGTLMGCARYFRDLRLPVRIVAVDTVGSMAFGGAPGRRMIPGLGMSMRPPLLDESYVDEVVRVEEADTIRACRRLAGRGFLFGGSTGTVVSGAVGWLNGQGARELTAVAVAPDLGERYLDTVYQDTWVRDLYGRGPLDAVGPVPASPGAPTA; this is translated from the coding sequence GTGTCGGTCATATCCGTTCCCCAGGACTTCAACGAGGAGGATCTCTACGTCGATGTGGAGCCGGTCTTCGGACACTCGCTGCTCCTCAAGTGCGAGGGTTTCAACTTCGCCGGCTCGATCAAGCTCAAGGCGGCCGCCGAGATGGTGGCGGCCGCCGAGCGCGGCGGCTCACTGAAAGCCGGTTCCGTACTGGTCGAGTCCTCGTCCGGGAACCTCGGCGTCGCGCTGAGCATGATCGCGGCGAGCAAGGGATACCGGTTCATCTGCGTGACGGACTCGCGCTGCAACCTCACGACGCGGCTGCTGATGGAGGCGCTGGGCAGCGAGGTGCGCAGCGTGGCCGGTGAGGAGGCCAACGGCGGCTTCCTCGGAGCCCGCCTCGACTACGTCCGCAGTCTCTGCGCCGCCGACGAACGGTGCGTGTGGCTGAGCCAGTACTCCAACCCGGCCAACTGGCGGGCGCACTACCTGACGACGGCGCCGGAGATCGCCCGCTCGTTCCCGGACCTGGACGTCCTGTTCGTCGGCGCGGGGACGACCGGAACCCTGATGGGCTGCGCACGCTATTTCCGGGACCTGCGCCTGCCGGTGCGGATCGTCGCGGTGGACACCGTCGGCTCGATGGCGTTCGGCGGCGCACCCGGCCGCAGGATGATCCCGGGGCTGGGCATGAGCATGCGCCCGCCGCTGCTGGACGAGTCGTACGTGGACGAGGTGGTCCGGGTCGAGGAGGCGGACACGATCCGTGCCTGCCGCCGGCTGGCAGGGCGGGGATTCCTCTTCGGCGGCTCGACGGGCACGGTGGTGAGCGGCGCGGTCGGCTGGCTGAACGGGCAGGGGGCGCGGGAGCTCACCGCGGTCGCCGTGGCACCCGACCTGGGCGAGCGCTATCTCGACACCGTGTACCAGGACACCTGGGTGCGGGACCTGTACGGCCGGGGCCCGCTCGACGCCGTCGGGCCCGTCCCGGCGTCCCCCGGGGCGCCCACTGCCTGA
- the sbnB gene encoding 2,3-diaminopropionate biosynthesis protein SbnB, with the protein MNTDRDRTSGHTPTGEIPVPSFAVIPGGQVRRALEGREKDIVDVVEAAYRLHGSGRTVNPPSSFLRFPDRPTARMIALPASLGGEARVDGLKWIASFPGNVAAGVPRASAVLILNDPDTGYPFACLESSIISATRTAASAASAADRLSRGRPRPTRVGFFGTGLIARYIHTYLEGSGWSFDDIGVYDVSAESAAGFRVYVEQSGSAAAVTVHQDPQELIRTSDLVVFATVAGSPHVSDPAWFDHNPVVLHVSLRDLAPSVLLASTNVVDDIEHCLRAGTSPHLTEQLTGNRNFVDGTLDDVMAGRVDVPADRPAVFSPFGLGVLDLAVGAHVYDEVDRSGELRTVDDFFHERRRYG; encoded by the coding sequence ATGAACACCGACCGAGACCGCACGAGCGGTCACACCCCGACCGGCGAGATCCCCGTGCCCTCGTTCGCGGTGATCCCCGGCGGCCAGGTCCGGCGCGCCCTGGAGGGGCGCGAGAAGGACATCGTGGACGTGGTCGAGGCGGCCTACCGGCTGCACGGATCGGGCCGGACGGTGAACCCGCCCTCCTCGTTCCTGCGCTTCCCGGACCGCCCGACCGCCAGGATGATCGCGCTGCCCGCCTCGCTGGGCGGCGAGGCGAGGGTGGACGGGCTGAAGTGGATCGCCAGCTTCCCCGGCAACGTGGCCGCGGGCGTGCCCCGGGCCTCGGCCGTCCTGATCCTCAACGACCCTGACACCGGATACCCGTTCGCCTGCCTGGAGAGCTCGATCATCAGCGCGACGAGGACGGCGGCATCTGCGGCGTCGGCCGCCGACCGGCTCAGCCGGGGCCGCCCCCGGCCGACCCGCGTCGGGTTCTTCGGAACCGGCCTGATCGCCCGGTACATCCACACCTACCTCGAAGGCTCCGGCTGGTCGTTCGACGACATCGGGGTGTACGACGTGTCCGCGGAGAGCGCGGCCGGATTCCGCGTGTACGTGGAGCAGTCCGGCAGCGCCGCGGCCGTCACCGTGCACCAGGACCCGCAAGAACTCATCCGTACGAGCGATCTCGTCGTCTTCGCGACCGTGGCGGGATCCCCGCACGTCAGCGACCCGGCGTGGTTCGACCACAACCCGGTGGTGCTCCACGTGTCGCTGCGGGACCTCGCCCCGTCCGTCCTGCTGGCCTCGACCAACGTCGTGGACGACATCGAGCACTGCCTCAGGGCCGGCACCTCGCCCCATCTGACCGAACAGCTCACGGGCAACCGGAACTTCGTCGACGGCACGCTCGACGACGTCATGGCCGGGCGGGTAGACGTCCCGGCGGACCGGCCCGCGGTGTTCTCGCCCTTCGGTCTCGGCGTGCTCGACCTCGCGGTCGGCGCCCATGTCTACGACGAGGTGGACCGCTCGGGCGAGCTTCGGACCGTGGACGACTTTTTCCACGAACGCCGCCGGTACGGGTGA
- a CDS encoding TauD/TfdA family dioxygenase, with protein MTSIETTTAPETTTSPLGPRTESGHPGRPPVLRVPDAQDPARWADGARERLRAELLAHGAVLIRGLGLRDTADVAAVLAHLALEPVTEREAFAPRETYAPGVHSASPWPPNQPMCMHHELSYTLGFPGLLLFACLTGPTSGGAICLADAATVLDALPRHLAERFEREGWLLDRSYNDEIGATVSEAFGTADRDAVESYCRAHAIDWDWQPDGALRTTQRRSAVVRHPAGGQRCWFNQIAFLNEWTLAPEVREYLIDEYGPAGLPFNTRYGDGEPLDEEAVRLIGSVYADHTVRLPWQAGDLLLVDNIRTAHSREAYEGPRDVVVAMASPTRLDTCPPTAGAGQR; from the coding sequence ATGACCTCCATCGAAACAACCACCGCACCCGAAACGACAACCTCACCGCTCGGCCCGCGAACGGAGTCCGGCCACCCCGGCCGCCCCCCGGTGCTGCGGGTCCCGGACGCCCAGGACCCGGCCCGCTGGGCCGACGGTGCCCGCGAACGGCTGCGCGCCGAACTCCTCGCGCACGGCGCGGTCCTGATCCGCGGACTGGGGCTCCGCGACACGGCGGACGTCGCGGCGGTCCTGGCCCACCTGGCCCTCGAACCGGTGACGGAGCGGGAGGCCTTCGCGCCCAGGGAGACCTACGCCCCCGGAGTGCACTCCGCGTCTCCCTGGCCCCCGAACCAGCCGATGTGCATGCACCATGAGCTGAGCTACACGCTCGGCTTCCCCGGACTGCTGCTCTTCGCCTGTCTCACCGGGCCCACCAGCGGCGGAGCCATCTGCCTGGCCGACGCGGCGACCGTACTCGACGCCCTGCCCCGCCACCTCGCCGAGCGGTTCGAGCGGGAGGGCTGGCTGCTGGACCGCAGCTACAACGACGAGATCGGGGCCACCGTGTCCGAGGCGTTCGGCACCGCCGACCGCGATGCCGTGGAGAGCTACTGCCGCGCCCACGCCATCGACTGGGACTGGCAGCCCGACGGCGCACTGCGCACCACGCAGCGCCGCAGCGCGGTGGTGCGCCACCCGGCCGGCGGACAGCGCTGCTGGTTCAACCAGATCGCCTTCCTCAACGAATGGACGCTCGCGCCCGAGGTGCGGGAGTACCTGATCGACGAGTACGGGCCCGCCGGACTGCCGTTCAACACCCGGTACGGCGACGGCGAGCCGCTCGACGAGGAGGCCGTCCGGCTCATCGGCTCCGTCTACGCGGACCACACCGTGCGTCTGCCGTGGCAGGCGGGTGATCTGCTGCTCGTCGACAACATCCGCACCGCGCACAGCCGGGAGGCCTACGAGGGACCGCGCGACGTGGTCGTCGCGATGGCCTCGCCCACCCGGCTGGACACCTGCCCGCCGACGGCCGGGGCGGGGCAGCGATGA
- a CDS encoding amino acid adenylation domain-containing protein codes for MNTTARTGAEYWREVLTAGGSTAVPRWTRSPAAGTAAVEEAVPDALVTELDALARSMGLSPTAPLLAAHAKVLAALSGEPGVTTGYVPASGVGPLPCRLTTACVSWRALLRHADRTEAELLAHRRFPVEALGRRLRLPTAVPEAVFDPAGGGEPAPDTVFSVGFPRRDGRTVLRLRYRTEALDEEAATRIAGYHLAALRLIAAGPEAEHGRQSLLSPGELRLQLDGLAGPYRELPGLRFHELFEQRVRAHPDSVAAVHGDRRWTYRELNTRANRLAHALLDAGLTREGVVALVAGRSLEWMAGVLAILKSGGVYLPVDPHFPAGRIAAVLTRAGCGLVLTESGSTATLDRALNSLPDVRTLLIGPLCAPRPGGTGSGTDADPGVPVGAGDLAYVFFTSGSTGEPKGAMVEHGGLLNHLLAKIDDLGIGGSDVVAQTAPQCFDISLWQLLCPLLTGGTTLLVGQEDVLDVRRFLDTLADGRAGVVQVVPSYLDAVLALLERHPRELPDLRCLSVTGEALKKDLVRRWFRARPGTVLVNAYGLTETSDDTTHALMHRLPDTDGVPIGRPVGNARMYLLDQHRNPVPLGATGAIAFSGICVGRGYINDPERTRAAFLPDPHRPGERMHLSGDYGRWLPDGQLEFLGRRDNQVKIRGFRVETGEIENALLAVPGVRDGAVVVTGEAAGRARRLIAFCSGTQPPPDGSVAERLAETLPAYMVPAAVHWREALPLTANGKIDRAELTRLAAESGAPGDPGSEALPRTRTERRLAAAWSRALGVPQDRLGRRDNFFDRGGTSLSAVGVVISLDREVSLKDLVRHPVLTDLAALVDERAAR; via the coding sequence ATGAACACGACCGCACGCACCGGTGCCGAGTACTGGCGCGAGGTGCTGACCGCCGGCGGGTCCACCGCCGTCCCGAGGTGGACGCGCAGCCCGGCGGCGGGCACCGCGGCGGTCGAGGAAGCCGTCCCGGACGCCCTGGTCACGGAGTTGGACGCGCTGGCCCGGTCGATGGGCCTCTCACCCACCGCGCCGCTCCTGGCCGCCCACGCCAAGGTCCTCGCCGCGCTGTCCGGCGAACCCGGTGTCACGACGGGGTACGTCCCCGCCTCGGGCGTCGGGCCGTTGCCCTGCCGGCTGACGACCGCTTGCGTGTCCTGGCGGGCGCTCCTGCGCCACGCGGATCGCACCGAGGCGGAGCTGCTGGCCCACCGGCGGTTCCCGGTGGAGGCGCTCGGCCGGCGACTGCGGCTCCCCACGGCGGTACCGGAGGCGGTCTTCGATCCGGCCGGCGGCGGCGAACCGGCGCCGGACACCGTCTTCAGCGTCGGGTTCCCGCGCCGCGACGGCCGGACCGTACTGCGGCTGCGCTACCGGACCGAGGCGCTCGACGAGGAGGCCGCCACCCGCATCGCCGGCTACCACCTCGCCGCGCTGCGGCTGATCGCCGCCGGCCCCGAGGCGGAGCACGGCCGGCAGAGTCTGCTGTCGCCCGGCGAACTCCGCCTGCAGCTCGACGGGCTCGCGGGGCCGTACCGCGAGCTGCCCGGTCTCCGCTTCCACGAGCTGTTCGAACAGCGGGTCCGCGCTCATCCGGACAGCGTCGCGGCCGTCCACGGCGACCGGCGGTGGACGTACCGCGAGCTCAACACCCGTGCCAACCGGCTGGCACACGCCCTGCTGGACGCGGGGCTGACCAGGGAGGGGGTCGTCGCCCTGGTGGCCGGACGGAGCCTGGAATGGATGGCCGGCGTCCTCGCGATCCTCAAGTCCGGCGGCGTCTACCTCCCCGTCGATCCCCACTTCCCCGCCGGACGCATCGCCGCCGTGCTCACCCGCGCCGGCTGCGGTCTCGTGCTCACCGAGTCCGGCAGCACCGCGACCCTCGACCGCGCCCTGAACTCCCTGCCGGACGTACGGACGTTGCTCATCGGCCCGCTCTGCGCGCCCCGCCCCGGAGGCACCGGATCCGGCACCGACGCCGATCCCGGAGTCCCGGTCGGCGCCGGCGATCTGGCCTACGTCTTCTTCACCTCCGGTTCCACCGGCGAGCCGAAGGGCGCGATGGTGGAGCACGGCGGCCTGCTCAACCACCTCCTCGCCAAGATCGACGACCTGGGGATCGGCGGGTCGGACGTGGTCGCCCAGACCGCCCCGCAGTGCTTCGACATCTCGCTGTGGCAGCTGCTCTGCCCCCTGCTCACCGGCGGAACCACCCTGCTGGTCGGCCAGGAGGACGTCCTGGACGTCCGGCGCTTCCTCGACACGCTGGCCGATGGCCGGGCGGGCGTGGTCCAGGTGGTGCCGTCCTACCTCGATGCCGTCCTGGCCCTCCTGGAACGGCACCCACGCGAACTACCCGACCTGCGCTGTCTCTCAGTCACCGGCGAGGCGCTGAAGAAGGACCTGGTCCGGCGCTGGTTCAGGGCCCGCCCCGGAACAGTGCTCGTCAACGCCTACGGGCTGACCGAGACGTCCGACGACACCACCCACGCGCTCATGCACCGGCTGCCGGATACCGACGGGGTGCCGATCGGGCGCCCGGTCGGCAACGCACGCATGTACCTCCTGGACCAGCACCGGAACCCGGTGCCGCTGGGCGCCACCGGCGCGATCGCCTTCTCCGGGATCTGCGTGGGCCGCGGATACATCAACGACCCCGAGCGGACCCGGGCCGCCTTCCTGCCCGATCCGCACCGCCCCGGGGAGCGGATGCACCTGAGCGGGGACTACGGCCGCTGGCTCCCCGACGGACAGCTGGAATTCCTCGGCCGCCGCGACAACCAGGTGAAAATCCGCGGCTTCCGCGTCGAGACCGGCGAGATAGAGAACGCGCTGCTGGCGGTCCCGGGCGTGCGCGACGGCGCCGTCGTGGTGACCGGAGAGGCGGCAGGCCGGGCGAGGCGGCTGATCGCCTTCTGCAGCGGCACACAGCCGCCGCCGGACGGCTCCGTCGCCGAACGCCTCGCCGAGACGCTGCCCGCGTACATGGTTCCGGCCGCCGTCCACTGGCGGGAGGCCCTGCCACTGACCGCGAACGGAAAGATCGACCGGGCCGAACTGACCCGCCTCGCGGCGGAGTCCGGAGCACCCGGCGACCCCGGGAGCGAGGCCCTCCCCCGCACGCGCACCGAGCGGCGGCTGGCAGCGGCCTGGTCCCGGGCGCTCGGGGTACCGCAGGACCGGCTGGGACGGCGGGACAACTTCTTCGACCGGGGCGGCACCTCGCTGTCGGCGGTCGGCGTCGTGATCTCCCTGGACCGGGAGGTCTCGCTCAAGGACCTCGTCCGCCACCCCGTACTGACCGATCTGGCCGCGCTCGTGGACGAACGCGCTGCCCGGTGA